One Alligator mississippiensis isolate rAllMis1 chromosome 1, rAllMis1, whole genome shotgun sequence genomic window carries:
- the LOC132248757 gene encoding zinc finger protein OZF-like → MTQMRSLLGGESEEGTEARQSPGRREGFVELKSHEAKFFWRETPNLRRASRKGLRGQQELPTTPRGRGRPCPEFWKSFSFLSLLALHKISYIGAKRHLCVRCGKGFTCGFAQAAHCKINSGELPHHLTRFGRSFVCLSEVRKHQDVHRGNCQYRCVTCGKTFTHFFSLAQHWHIHARDKQHRYPECGRRFRRSTNRAKHQCIHTGQKTHHCCVCGKSFTQSFHLSKHQCLLAGKKPHQCCVCGKSVCEFSHLTKHQHIHTGEKPHQCSQSGKSFTRSSSLAYHQRIHTGEKPHQCCQCGKSFTHSSSLAYHRRIHRGEKPHQCCQCGKSFTRSSNLASHQRIHTGEKPYQCSVCEKSFTRSSGLAVHRRIHTGGKPHQCLDCGKRFSESSRLTKHQRIHTGEKPHQCSECGKRFRELFNLTIHQRIHTGEKPHLCSVCGKSFTHSSSLVMHQRIHTGEKPHQCSQCGKSFREFSKLTKHQRIHTGEKPHQCSECGKSFTQSSHLAVHQCIHK, encoded by the coding sequence ATGACCCAGATGCGATCTCTCCTTGGGGGTGAGAGTGAAGAAGGAACAGAAGCCAGACAGAGCCCTGGGCGCAGGGAAGGATTTGTGGAGCTGAAGAGCCATGAAGCCAAGTTCTTCTGGAGAGAGACCCCGAATCTAAGGCGAGCCAGCAGGAAGGGCCtcagagggcagcaggagctccccaccACGCCCAGGGGCAGAGGCCGCCCCTGCCCTGAGTTCTGGAAAAGCTTTAGCTTCCTctcactcctggctctgcacaagataagcTACATTGGGGCAAAGCGCCACCTATGTGTCAggtgtgggaagggcttcacctgtgGCTTTGCCCAAGCTGCTCATTGCAAGATCAATTCTGGAGAGCTCCCACACCACTTAACCAGATTTGGGAGAAGCTTTGTGTGCCTCTCAGAAGTAAGAAAGCACCAAGATGTGCATAGGGGAAACTGTCAGTACCGTTGTGTCACGTGTGGCAAGACCTTCACTCATTTCTTCTCCCTAGCTCAGCACTGGCACATTCACGCGAGGGATAAACAGCATCGGTATCCTGAGTGTGGGAGGCGTTTCAGACGTTCCACCAACCGAGCCAAACACCAGTGCATCCACACAGGGCAGAAGACACAtcactgctgtgtgtgtgggaagagcttcacccagtcttTCCACTTGTCCAAACACCAGTGCCTCCTTGCAGGGAAGAAACCACAccagtgctgtgtgtgtgggaagagtgtCTGTGAATTCTCCCACCTGACCAaacaccagcacatccacacaggggagaagccacatcaatgctctCAGtctgggaagagctttacccgcTCCTCCAGCCTAGCCTACcatcagcgcatccacacaggggagaagccacatcaatgctgtcagtgtgggaagagctttacccactcctccagcctagCCTACCATCGGCGCATCCAcagaggggagaagccacatcaatgctgtcagtgtgggaagagctttacccgcTCCTCCAACCTAGCCTCCcatcagcgcatccacacaggggagaagccatatcagtgctctgtgtgtgagaAGAGCTTTACCCGCTCCTCCGGCTTGGCCGTGCACCGGCGCATACACACAGGGgggaagccacatcagtgccttgactgtgggaagagattcagtgAATCCTCCAGGCTGACCaaacaccagcgcatccacacaggggaaaagccacatcagtgttctgagtgtgggaagagattccgTGAATTATTCAATCTGACTAtacaccagcgtatccacacaggggagaagccacatctatgctctgtgtgtgggaagagctttacccactcctccagcctggtcatgcaccagcgcatccacacaggggagaagccacatcagtgctctcagtgtgggaagagtttccgTGAATTCTCCAAACTGACCAAAcatcagcgcatccacacaggggagaagccacatcagtgctctgaatgtgggaagagcttcacccagtcctcacACCTGGCTGTACACCAGTGCATCCACAAATGA